The sequence CCGCTGCACGGCCTGCCGATCGCCCTGAAGGATCTGGTCGACCTGGAAGGGCGCATCACCACCGGCGGCTCCGCGGTCTGGCGCGAGCGCGTGTCGCCGGCCACCGCGGTGCTGGCGGACCGGCTGATCGCCGCGGGCATGATCGTCATCGGCAAGACCCATACGGTCGAGTTCGCCATGGGCGGCTGGGGCACCAACGAACACATGGGCACGCCCTGGAACCCCTGGGACGACGCGGTGCAGCGCATTCCGGGCGGCTCGTCCGCGGGGTCGGGGGTGAGTGTCGGGGCCGGGCTCGCGCCGTCGGCCATCGGCACAGACACGGGCGGCTCGGTGCGGTTGCCGGCGGCGTTCTGCGGCCATGTGGGGTTGAAGGTCACCATCGGCCGCATTCCCACCCTGGGGGTGTTGCCGCTCAGCCACACGCTGGACACGCCGGGGCCGATGACCCGCACGGTCGAGGACGCGGCGCTGCTCTATCGCGTCTTGCAAGGGCCGGATGCCCGCGAGCCACGCACCCAGGGTCTCGCCTACGAGGACCCGATGCCGACGCTGAAGCGCGGCGTTGCCGGCCTGCGCCTGGCCGCGATGCCGAGCGTGGACCGGATGATCTGCGATGCCGAGGTGCTGGCGGCCTATGACGCCTCGCTGGAGACGTTCCGCCAGCTCGGCGCCACGGTGGAGCAGGTGGCTCTACCCTATCGGTTGATGGATCTGGGCATGGCGCTGGGGCGGATCATCGGCGGCGACGGCTATTACCATGTCGGCGCGCTGGTCGACGATCTGAGCCTGCCGATCGATCCGGCGGTGCGGCCGCGCATCTGGATCGGCAAGGATATGCCGGCGACCGAGTATATCGCGGCGCTCGACGAGCAGCAGCGGATCAAGCGGGAATTTGCCGAGACTCTGGCCGGCTATGACGCACTGTTGACGCCGACCACGGCGACGGCGGCGATTCCGGTCGCGGCCGTGGACCAGATGAACACGCCGGCGGTGCTGACCCGCTTCGTCAACCTGATCGAGGGCTGCGCCTGCGTGCTGCCGAACGGCTTCACGGGTGAGGGGTTGCCGACCTCGCTCCAGATCGTCTGTCCAGGCGAGCGGGAGGCGATGGCGCTGCGCATCGGCCATGCGTTCGAGGCGGCGACCGACTTCGGCGGCCGGGTACCGCCGACCGTCGCTTAGTCGCCCGAGAGCCGATGGTCCCCGGAGGCGGCAGAGCCGCTGTCCGGGGCCGGCATCGATGTGCGAACACCGCCGGCGCCGGTGTTCGCGATGGCAACCGGTCCCGGCCCGGCGCTTCGCACCGGCCGGGACACACCGGGCCCTCAGATTTTGCCGAGCACCGCCTGGCGGAAGCGGGTTTTCAGGAAGGCGCCGTCTTTCGGCGGCAGCACCATTTCCTGGCTGGCATGATCGACCTTGAAGGTGACCAGCACCGGACCCTGGGCCTCGCGGCAGAGGCGCACGCCCTCGGCCACGTCGGCCGCGTCGGTCACCAGCTTCGTCGCCGCGAAGCCGGCGGCGGCGGCCATGCCGGTCAGGTCGGTGCCGCGGCCGGTGGCGGTTTGCTGCTGGCCGGTCTCGCCATAGCGCTCGTTGTCAAGGACGGCGACGGCGAGGTTCGGCAGCCCCTCGGCGGCGGCCGCGGCGAGCGCGCCCAGGCCCATCAGCAATTCACCGTCGCCGGTGACCACCAGCACGCGCTTCTCCGGCTGGGCGACCGCCAGGCCCATGCCGACGGGCAGCGCGCCGCCCATGGCGCCCCAAAGATAGAAGGTGCGCGGGTCGTCGCCCGCGGCGAAGCAATCGTACGTGGCCTGGCCCAGGCCGGTGACGACCAGCAGGTCCTCGCCCCGGTCGGCCAGCAGTTTCGCGACCAGGTCGCGGCGGTTCAGAGCAGCCATGGGTCTCAGTCCTCCGCAAAGATCTTGGCGCCGATCAGCCGCTGGCCCAGCAGCACGGCGACGGCGGAATTGGTGTAATAGGCAAAGCGCAGCGCGGTGGCGACGGTCTCTTTCACGTCCTCGGCCCGGTCGCAGCGATAGCAGATCACGCCGGCCACCTCGAAATGCTGTTGCGTGGTCTGGCCCATGGGCACCTGCCAGGTGTTCCACTCGCCCCACTCGCCGCGCATGGTGACGAGGGTGACCAGCGGGAACTGGCAGTTTTTCACCAGGCTCAGCATGTTGATCGTGTTG comes from Alphaproteobacteria bacterium and encodes:
- a CDS encoding amidase; this translates as MHAFQSLAALSAAVEAGDLTPREIVDAYLERIARYDQKLHAFVSVYADEARAAADAAGEAIRSGHRIGPLHGLPIALKDLVDLEGRITTGGSAVWRERVSPATAVLADRLIAAGMIVIGKTHTVEFAMGGWGTNEHMGTPWNPWDDAVQRIPGGSSAGSGVSVGAGLAPSAIGTDTGGSVRLPAAFCGHVGLKVTIGRIPTLGVLPLSHTLDTPGPMTRTVEDAALLYRVLQGPDAREPRTQGLAYEDPMPTLKRGVAGLRLAAMPSVDRMICDAEVLAAYDASLETFRQLGATVEQVALPYRLMDLGMALGRIIGGDGYYHVGALVDDLSLPIDPAVRPRIWIGKDMPATEYIAALDEQQRIKREFAETLAGYDALLTPTTATAAIPVAAVDQMNTPAVLTRFVNLIEGCACVLPNGFTGEGLPTSLQIVCPGEREAMALRIGHAFEAATDFGGRVPPTVA
- a CDS encoding phosphonopyruvate decarboxylase: MSEWRDDIFDCLQEAGVRQVAYVPDAGHARLIDRCHAANNMHALSLTTEEDGVALLAGAWLGGDKGVLLMQSSGVGNTINMLSLVKNCQFPLVTLVTMRGEWGEWNTWQVPMGQTTQQHFEVAGVICYRCDRAEDVKETVATALRFAYYTNSAVAVLLGQRLIGAKIFAED
- a CDS encoding aldehyde dehydrogenase; amino-acid sequence: MAALNRRDLVAKLLADRGEDLLVVTGLGQATYDCFAAGDDPRTFYLWGAMGGALPVGMGLAVAQPEKRVLVVTGDGELLMGLGALAAAAAEGLPNLAVAVLDNERYGETGQQQTATGRGTDLTGMAAAAGFAATKLVTDAADVAEGVRLCREAQGPVLVTFKVDHASQEMVLPPKDGAFLKTRFRQAVLGKI